The DNA segment TAATTAGAATTATTATAATATACTCTCGAATGATCTGCTTTCGCAAAATCAAAGATGGTTGAAACTTCCTTCAAAGAAGTCTGAAAGTCATTATGTTCCCTGATATTTTGATTTACTTCTGACTTGATTTTGGGCCAATCTACTTTGTCTTTATATAGATAGCCGCTTTCCATAACCGAAAATAGTTTGTTGTAGAAAATATGAATACTATCTTGAGAAGTTTTCGCTTTTTGAGCATTTAAAGTAGAAGTAAAGCACAGAATACAGAGGATTGACAGGATTTTATACATAGAAGATTTTAAAATTTGTATATTTTGAAGATAGAAATATAGTGGCAGTATGCTTATTCCTTTAGAAATTTCTTTATAATTTTCCCTTGCGTAGAAAACACCTCAATAATATACAGTCCTTTCGAAAGTTTTTCAACATCAACTTCTCTAGAATTACTCGTTTGTATAGTAATTACTTTCCCAGAAATATCCGAAATTATTACCTTTTCGATTTGCAGTTCGGTTTCTAAAGTCAAAATATTATTGGCCGGATTCGGGTAAAGGGAAAGATTTAGGTTTGAATACGTACTAAAGTTATTTACCGACAATGAATTAATAAAATCGAAAATTAACTCAGGACATGCAGGAGATGCTACCATTGTCCAATCACTGATTCCGTTTTCGATGCAAATAGAGCGAACGAAAAACACAATGCATCCGGGTGGTAAACCTGTAATAACGTATGGCCTACTAACGGTAACACTTATCGGAACTGCGGGAGCCTCATCTCCAATTTGGTAATTTGGAATAGCTCCAATTTCCCACGCAATGGCAGTACCATTTTCAGTCCAATCTAATGTAACTGTATTGTTACTATATTCTATAATAGAGAAATTTGTTGGAGCTAGACACTGTGCATTCGCAGTAAGAAAGCTTGAACAAAAAACTAAAAGTAGAAGTTTTTTCATAGTTAGGAATATTGTAAAATAAAGGAAAATAATTTTACTTGCTAAAATATTAAAAAAGACTTCACTTTTACAATTAGTTACAAAATTCTCTAAATATCCCCTCAAATCAATTCTTCCCCACAAAATCAGCTATCTTTGCAAAAAAATTATTATGTCCAAACTTTTATCCGATTTAGGAATTAATCCTCAACTTCAACAAGCTTTAACCAATTTAGAAATCAGCGTTGCTACCGATATTCAGGAGCAAGTGATCCCGATTATTCTAAATAAAACCGAAGATATTGTTGCGCTTGCCAAAACTGGAACGGGTAAAACTGCGGCTTTTGGATTGCCACTTTTGCAGCTGGTAAATCTAAAAGCTGAGACTATTCAAACGGTAATTTTGTCGCCAACGCGCGAGTTAAGTCAGCAGATTTATAACAATTTGGTCGGCTTTGCAAAGCATCTTCCAGGAGTGTCAATCGCTTTGCTTACAGGAGGAAGTCCAATCAAATCGCAGATCGAAGAACTGAAATCTACGACTCATATTGTGGTGGCAACTCCAGGTCGTTTCTTAGATTTATTGGAGAAAAATGCTTTGGATATAAAGTCGCTAAAAAATCTAGTTTTAGATGAAGCAGACGAAATGTTTCAAGCGTTAAAAGAAGATTTAATGCCGATTTTGAAAGCGATGCCCAAAAATCGCCGCACGCTTTTGTTTAGTGCGACAATGCCGGGTGAGCTCAAAGAAATCGTTCATAACTATATGTCCAAAAATGTAATTTCTGTTAGTTCAGAAATGGCAACTTTGGGCCACGAAGGCATTAATCACCAATATATGGTGGTCGATCCGATTGAGAAATTGGATGTGCTTTTACACTTTTTGAGCACTCAAGAAGGCGGAAGAGGAATTATTTTCTGTAAAACCAAAGCGGCGGTCAATAAACTGGCGAAAAATCTGGCGATGCGCAAAATCTCTTCAGGAGCTTTGCACGGCAGTTTAAGTCAGGGAATTCGGGATCGTATTATGGAGCAATTTCGCGCTGGATATATTGATATTCTGGTTGCTACCGACTTGGTTGCGAGGGGAATCGACGTAAAAGAATTGGCTTATGTAGTCAATTATCACCTGCCAGACACCTACGAAGCTTATGTGCACCGTTCTGGTCGTACCGGTCGTGCGGGTGCAAAGGGACTTTCGATGACCATTTTGCAGCCTGAGGAAGTGGGTGAGATTGCTGATTTTGAAAAAGAATTGGGTATCAAATTCATCGCTGCCAACAAAGCTACTCAAGAAGATATCGAGTGGAATAACACCTTGGTCTGGGCCAAGAAAGTTTTTAAAACCAAGCCTAATCGCGAGGTTCCAGAAGATATCAAGCATCAGATAAAGACAATTTTTCACCATCTTACCAAAGAGGAATTGGTGGACAAAGTTCTGGCGAATTATCTAGCAGAGAAGGGTACTTCGACAAGCTCAGCAACCGCAGCTCGACAGGCTTAGTAACCGCAGCTCGGCAAGGTCAATTACCTGTGAGAGAGTAGAGATTGGGTAGATGGAGTTAGTTATTTTTAAGGCTATTTGTGGACTTATTTGTTTTGACAATCTGTCGTGAATAGGTCAATCATCATTGTCAATTAGTGACTAAATTGAGCTAAGTATCTGCATCAGAATTACTAAAATTGAAAATCGTCTTTAGCTACATAAGAATTTTATTATTTTATATGATAAATTTTTTAAAGCTTTTTTAAATAGGGCAGAAAATAAACTTTTTGGCTGATACTCGTTTTTAATATACTCGTGCTACTCTTAAAAACTTTCATCAGGAAGATTTTAAGTAAAATATAGTACCGCTGATAATTTATTTTGTGA comes from the Flavobacterium ardleyense genome and includes:
- a CDS encoding T9SS type A sorting domain-containing protein, producing the protein MKKLLLLVFCSSFLTANAQCLAPTNFSIIEYSNNTVTLDWTENGTAIAWEIGAIPNYQIGDEAPAVPISVTVSRPYVITGLPPGCIVFFVRSICIENGISDWTMVASPACPELIFDFINSLSVNNFSTYSNLNLSLYPNPANNILTLETELQIEKVIISDISGKVITIQTSNSREVDVEKLSKGLYIIEVFSTQGKIIKKFLKE
- a CDS encoding DEAD/DEAH box helicase; translated protein: MSKLLSDLGINPQLQQALTNLEISVATDIQEQVIPIILNKTEDIVALAKTGTGKTAAFGLPLLQLVNLKAETIQTVILSPTRELSQQIYNNLVGFAKHLPGVSIALLTGGSPIKSQIEELKSTTHIVVATPGRFLDLLEKNALDIKSLKNLVLDEADEMFQALKEDLMPILKAMPKNRRTLLFSATMPGELKEIVHNYMSKNVISVSSEMATLGHEGINHQYMVVDPIEKLDVLLHFLSTQEGGRGIIFCKTKAAVNKLAKNLAMRKISSGALHGSLSQGIRDRIMEQFRAGYIDILVATDLVARGIDVKELAYVVNYHLPDTYEAYVHRSGRTGRAGAKGLSMTILQPEEVGEIADFEKELGIKFIAANKATQEDIEWNNTLVWAKKVFKTKPNREVPEDIKHQIKTIFHHLTKEELVDKVLANYLAEKGTSTSSATAARQA